The Pseudogulbenkiania sp. MAI-1 sequence TGCTGCCCGGCGATGATCTGCCCGAGCTCGGGGAAGACGGCGTCGGCGGCGACGCGGCCGGCGGCGATGGCGTGATGCAGTTCACCCAGCACCCGGACCTGGCTCAGGCGGTCGCACACGTAGCTCGCCGCCGAGAACACCTCCGGCGCGATCTCGTTCTTGTGCTCGGCGTCCGAGCCCATGGCGGTGATATGCAGGCCGGGGCGCAGGTGGCGTGCCTCGATCAGCGGGGTGCGGCTCGGCGTGGTGGTGATGGCGATGTCGGCATCGGCCAGCGCGGCACTGACGGTTTCGCACGGGGTGATCGGCAGCTCGAGCTCGCGTCCGGCTTCTTCGGCAAACTGCATGGCCTTGGCCGGGTCGCGTGCCCACACGGTGACCGACTCGATGGCGCGTACCTGTTTCAGGGCCTTGAGCTGCAGGCGAGCCTGCAGTCCGGCGCCGATCACGGCGACGTGGCGGGCATCGGGACGGGACAGCCAGCGCGCCGCCACGGCGCCTGCGGCGGCGGTGCGCACGTCGGTCAGGTAGCCGTTGTCCAGCAGCAGCGCTTCGAGCAGGCCGGTGCGGGCGGACAACAGCATCATCATGCCGTTGAGGCTCGGCAGGCCCAGCTTGGGGTTGTCGAAAAAGCCGGGGCTGACCTTGATCGCGAAGCTGTCGAGACCAGGCAGGAAGGCGGTCTTGACGTCGACCTCGCCGTTATTTTGTTCGATGTCGAGGCGCAGGATCGGCGGCATGGCCACCTTCTCGGTCGCGAGCAGACGGAAGGCGTGCTCCACGGCGTTGATGGCCTCCAGATCGAGCGGCACCGCGGCGCGCAGATCGGCTTCGTTGAGCAGGGTGACGGTTGGCATGGTGTGGTCTCCTTGTGTCTTATTGGGGGCGGGCGTCGCCGACGATGCGGTGATGCGCCGCCAGATCGATGTTGCGGCCGCTGAGCACCACCACGGTCGGGCCTTGTGGCCGGACCAGGCTCTTCAGCAGGGCGGCGATGCCCACCGCCGCCGCGCCTTCCACTACCTGGCCCTCGCGCCAGTAGGCGTGGCCGATGGCGTCGGCGATGTCCTCTTCCGAGACCAGTAGCGTGCTGTCGGCCAGCTCACTGGCCATGGCGAAGGTGTAGCGGTTGTCGAGGCCGATGCCGCCGCCCAACGAATCGGCCAGGGTCGGCAGTTCTTCCACCTGTACCGGGTGGCCGGCGGCGAGGCTCGCGTGCATGGCGCAGCCCCGTTCCATGGTCACACCGATCATGGCGATGTCGGGGTTGGCGGACTTGATGCCGCGGGCGATGCCGGCGAACAGACCGCCGCCCGACAGCGGTACGAGAACGGTGTCGACCTCGGGCAGGTCTTCGAGAATTTCCAGCGCGATGGTGCCCTGGCCGGCGATGACCGCCGCGTCGTCGAACGGTGGAATCATGGCCAGTCCTTCTTCCCGGCACAGGCGTTCGGCTTCGAGCTGGGCGTCGTCCTGGCTTCGGCCGACGATGCGGATCTCGGCGCCGAGGGCGCGGATGGCCTCCACCTTGTTGGCGGGCACCAGCTCCGACATGCAAATCACCGCGCGCACGCCCTCGGCCGCGGCGGCATGGGCCAGCGCCCGGCCGTGGTTGCCGGTGGAGGCCGCCACCACGCCGCGCGCCTTGTCGGCGGCGGAGAGCCGGGCGATGGCGTTGGTGGCACCGCGCAGCTTGAAGCTGCCGGTCAGCTGCTGCGACTCGAGCTTGAGATACACCGGCTGGCCGCAGTGCGCGCTCAAGGTGGGAGAGGGAACCAGCGGCGTGCGCAGTACCTTGCCTTGCAGGGTACGGCGGGCCTGAAAAATGTCGTCCAGCAGAACGGCGCTCATGGTGATCTTGCTCGCTTGTCAGGGGTGATAATCCATGCGAGCCAGTGTAATGCGCTGATTTGCCGCGCTTAATGTCCTAGTGCATTGGCGTCGACGGGGTGGGATATTCCGGCCCGAGAGGCGGCTTTTTGCCCTGTGGCGGGGCAGGAGGCCAAGGGACGATTCGGGCGGGAAGGCTGGCGGGATGAGGCGCGGGCCGCCGCAGCGGCCCGGGAGAAATGCCACGCCGGGCAAGGCGCCGGCGCTTGGGACGGGGTCAGAAATCGTGCACGGTCGGGTACTGCTCGAATACCTCACGGACGATCTTCAACGCGTCGAGCACCCCTGCATCATCGATTTCGGCACCGACGCACAGACGCACCGCATTGGGCCGCTTCGCCCCGCGCACCAGGAAGGGGTCGGGCGCGGTAACCATCACCAGCCGTCGGCGTAGTTCCTTGAGCAGGCTGTCGAGTGGCCAGTGATCGGGAATGCCGAGCCAGGCGCTCAGGGCCGTTGGGTGATGGCCGAGCAGGTAGTCACCCAGCACATCGCGCACCATGGTCTGGCGCACCGCCAGCCTCGAGCGCTGGATGGCGGCAAGGTGCTCGGCGGTGCCATCGTGAATCCAGCGCGTGGCGATCTCGGCCAGCAGGGGGGCGGCCATCCAGGTGGTGACGCGCAGAATGCTTTCGGCGCGCAGCGCCAGGCGGCGCGGCATGGCGAGATAGCCGATGCGCAGGCCGGTGAGCACCGACTTGGTAAAACTGGTGCAATAAAAACCCAGATCAGGGATCAGGCTGGCGATTGGCGGTAGCCGTTTTTCCAGCAGGGGGCCGTGCACGTCGTCCTCGATCACGTAGACCCCGTACTGTGCGGCGATCTTGGCGATCGCACGGCGGCGAGATTCCGGCATCAGCGCCACCGTCGGATTGTTCAGGTTGGGCGTGCACACCAGGGCTTTGACCCGCTCATTGGCGCACATGTCCTCGAAGTGGTCAGGATGGATGCCGAATTCATCGATTTCCAATCCTTTGAGGGTGAATCCTAGTACATTGGATGAGCCTATCACGCCGTGGTCGGTCAGGCTTTCGGTCAGCACGATATCGTCCGGCCCGGCCAGCGAGGCCAGGGCCAGGAAAATGCCGTGCGCGGCGCCGTTGGTGATCAGCAGCGTATCGAGTTCCGGCATCATGCCAAGCCGAGCCAGCCACAACGCCGCCGCCTCGCGGTGGCTTTCCAGGCCGGCGATGGGACGGAAATTGCGTATCCATGGCGCGTCCTCCTGTTCCGCCAGCGAAGTGCATACCTGCCGCCACGCCCGGTCATGCTCCGGGGTATGGATGATGCGCGAGATGGAAAAGTCCACCAGCGATCGTTCCGGGCGATCGAGCATGTAGCTCGCCATGCGCTCGGTCATGCGCCGCGACACGAAGCTGCCTCGCCCCACCTCGCAGCGGATCAGCCCTTGCCGCTCCAGTTCCTTGTAGGCATTGGTCACGGTCTGGACGCTGATGCCCAGCTCCGACGCCACGTCGCGCTGAGGCGGCAGACGCGTGCCATCCTTCAACACATCGCTCTCGATATCGGTGGCGATGGCCTGTACCAGCACCTTATATTTCGATTCGGAGCCTTGGACCGCGTCCAAGGCATGGCGCCATTGTTTCATTTGCCGTACCTGCTTTCCTCTACTGAATAAGGGAGGCTGCCAATGCCTCATCTGTCGTGCCGGGCGTCCGCATCGCGAGTGGGCCTGCCTCAGGACAATGCTTGACAATGAAATTAATCGCAACCCACTGTTTTATAATAATGAATGTATGGATTTCCAGCGGGTGGCGATGCTTTCGGGGCAGCGTTCCGATCTCGGAAACATCGTTTCCGCTTGTACGAAGCTTACCCGGCCGAGCACATTGCAAATTATTGTCCTAGTTCAATCCAAACCATGAAAAGCGGCTTTTATGCTGTGTTCGACGCAGTGGTCCGGCACGAATGCAAAGGACGCCCACCAGACAAGAGCATCTTGCCGATCAACCGGACACTGCGGCCCTGCTCAGATTCAGCAGCCCTACAAAGGAGAAACTAGATGAAGCTTGTATCGACCCAACAGCGCCTGCCCGTATCCCTCCTGACCGCGAGCGTGGCGGTCATGGCCGCGATGGCCTCCTTACCGGCCAAGGCGGAAAACACCCTGGAGCGCATCCAGCGTACCGGCGTGGTTCGCATCGGCTATGCCAACGAAGCACCATTCGCCTTCACCACGCCGGACGGCAAGGTCACCGGGGAGTCGCCCGAGGTAGTCAAATCCATCTTCGCCAAGATGGGGGTCAAGAAGATCGAGCCCGTGCTGACGGAGTGGGGTGCGTTGATCCCGGGCTTGCGCGCCGGCCGCTTCGACGTCATCGCCGCCGGCATGTACATCACCCCGGAGCGCTGCAAGCAAGTGGTGTTCACCGACCCGCACTATCAGTTGGGGGATACCCTGCTGGTGAGCAAGGGCAATCCCAAGAAGCTGGGCAGCTACGCCGACGTGGCCAAGGACCCCTCGCTCAAGCTTGCCATCATGTCCGGCACCGTCGAACTGAAGTACGCCCGCGAAGCCGGTCTCAAGGATGAGCAGATTCTGCAGGTTCCCGACACCACCGCCCAGTTGCAGGCGGTGCGTACCAAGCGTGCCGATGCCGCGATCGGCACGCAGCTCACCATGAAGGGGCTGGCTGCCAAGGGCGGCGCCGACGTGGAAGCCATCGCCCGTTTCAGCGACGATCCGAAACACATGGGCTACGGCGCCCTGGCGTTCCGCCCGGACGATCAGGCTTTGCGTGATGCCGTGAACAAGCATCTGCAAGGCTGGCTCGGCAGCAAGGATCATCTGAAGACGGTCGCTCCGTTCGGTTTCGACAACTCCAACGTGACCAAGAAAACGGCCGCCGAACTCTGCAAGGGCTAAGACGGCGCAGGGTGCTGCCCTAGCCGCCCAGGCGGTTTCGGCGGCGCCTTGGCTTACCGAATCTCAGGAGAAACCCATGGGCGAATTACTTCCCCTGTTGCTTCAGGGCGCGTACGTGACGGTCCAGATCACGCTGTTGGCCTCGCTGCTGGCGGTGGCGCTGGCCCTAGCCGCCGCACTGGGGAAAATGTCGACGTGGCGCCCGCTCAAGTGGCTTGCCGGCACCTATGTCGAGATTTTCCGCGGCACTTCGCTGCTGGTGCAATTGTTCTGGCTGTTTTTCGTGCTACCGCTGCCGCCGTTCAACCTGGAGCTCAGTCCCTACACCGTGGCGGTGATCGGGCTCGGGCTGCACATCGGGGCCTATGGCGCGGAAGTAATGCGCGGCGCGATCAAGTCAGTGCCGAAGGGCCAGTACGAGGCCGCCACGGCACTCAATATGTCGCCGATGCTGCGTTTTCGCCGCATCATCCTGCCGCAGGCACTGATCAGTGCGATTCCGCCGGGGACCAACCTGTTGATCGAGTTGCTGAAAGGCACATCGCTGGTATCGCTGATCACCCTGTCGGACCTGACTTTCCGGGCCCGCCAGCTTGACCAGGCGACCTTCCGCACCCTGGCTATCTTCTCGCTCACGCTGCTGATGTACTTCGTGCTGGCTCAGGCTATTGCGTTGTCGATGCGTATGCTGGAGCGCCATTTCCATCGCGGACTGCTGCGCGGGAGTCTGAAATGAAAACCTTCTTCGACTGGCAGTTTGCCTGGAACATCCTGCCCACTCTGCTGCAGGCGGCGCTCTACACCATCGGCATCACTCTGGTCGGTTTCGCCGTCGCCGTGGTGCTGGGGCTGGTGCTGGCCATGCTGCGACGCAGCCACCTGCGCTGGATCTCCTGGCCGACGGGGCTGTTCATCGAATTCGTGCGCAGCACGCCGCTGCTGATCCAGGTGTATTTCCTGTTCTACGTGCTGCCGTCCTACGGCATCACGTTGACCGCACTCACCGCCGGCACCATCGGCATCGCGGTGCACTACGCCTGCTATACCGCCGAGGTGTATCGTGCCGGCCTCAATTCGGTGCCGCGCGGGCAGTGGGAAGCCGTGACAGCGCTGAACCTGAGCCGCTGGGACGCTTATCGCGACATCATTCTGCCGCAGGCGATCCGCCCGATCCTGCCGTCGCTCGGCAACTACCTTGTGGCGATGTTCAAGGACACGCCGGTGCTGTCGGCGATCACGGTGGTGGAAATCATGCAGAAGGCCAAGGATCTGGGCTCGGAATACTTCCAGTACCTGGAGCCGATCACCATGGTCGGGGTGTTTTTCCTGGTGCTCAGCCTGGCTGCGGCCGCGCTGGTAAAGAAAATCGAAGCCAGGCTCGCCCTGCGCTAACGTGACATAAACGGCCGGGGCGGCAACGCCGTGTCCCGATGCCGTGGAGGAGAATTGACATGACGACTCCCATGGTGAGCTTCAAAGGGGTGACCAAGCGCTACGGTTCGCTGACCGTGCTCGATCACCTGGACCTGGATATCGCCCCCAACGAGAAGGTGGCCATTATCGGGCCCAGCGGCTCGGGCAAATCCACCCTGCTGCGGGTGTTGATGACGCTGGAGCCTATCGATTCGGGCCAGATCATCGTCGATGGCGAATCGCTGACCCACGTCGAGCGCAACGGCGTGCTGGTGCCGGCCAGCGAGCGCCACATCCGCCAGGTGCGCAGCAAGATCGGCATGGTGTTCCAGAACTTCAACCTGTTCCCGCACATGACCGCCTTGCAGAACGTGATCGAGGCGCCGATCCGCGTGCTCGGCCTGAACAAGAAGGAGGCGGTGGAACGCGCTGCGGAACTGCTGGAGATGGTGGGACTGGGGAGCAAGAAGGATCACTATCCGTCGCAACTGTCCGGCGGTCAGCAGCAGCGCGTGGCCATGGCACGCGCCCTGGCGATGCGACCCAAGGTGATGCTGTTCGACGAGGTAACCTCGGCGCTCGACCCGGAACTGTGCGGGGAGGTGCTCAACGTCATCCGCCGGCTCGGCGACGAGCACAGCCTGACCATGCTGATGGTGACGCACCAGATGGGTTTTGCCCGCGAATTCGCCGACCGGGTGTGTTTCTTCTACCAGGGGCGCATCGCCGAGCAGGGCACGCCGGAGGTGATGTTCAGCAAGCCGCGTAACGAACGCACCCAGGCTTTCCTCAGTGCGGTGATGGAGGCGGCCTGAACCCTCGTCATCAAATGATAGCTATCCCTGAACGGGCGGAGAGTGTTCCGCCCGTTTTCTTTGCTTGCCGGATCAGCTTTCCGTCGGCTCGATCGGGATCACGAAGCCGGCCTTGACCCGGTCCATCACCACCAGGGTCTTGAAGCTCTTGATGTCACGATTTTCATAGAAGAAACGGCGGGTGAACTGCTCGTAGTCTTCCATGTTCTTGGCGGTGATCACCAGCACGAAGTCCGCATCGCCGGTGACGTAGAAGCCGTTCATTACTTCCGGCGTGGTGCGGATGGCCTGCTTGAAGCGATCGATGATGTCGGCCCGCTCGCGCTCCAGCGAAACCAGCACCAGCATGAACACGTGCCGTCCCACCGCCTTAGGCGAGACGATGGAGACATCGCCCTCGATCACGCCGGCGCTGCGCAGGGTTTTCAGGCGGCGCTGGCAGGCAGTGGGCGATAGCCCGACCTGGGAGCCGATTTCCTCCGAAGTCAGGCGGTTATTGCGTTGTACGGCATTGAGAATGCCCACGTCGATGCGGTCGAGTTCCATGGTGCAGTTTTCCTGCGTTAATTGATTATAAAAAGCAGAAATACGGCGTAACAAGATATTTTTACGCCGATTCACAATACACACTCACACATAAACTGTGCCCATCAACCTGTCAACCAGACGTTGGAGGCACCTGCCATGAAACTCATTGCCAAAGCCGCGCTGGCCAAGCTGCAGCGCCCTGATTTGTGTGAAACCCGGGCCTATATCGACGGCCGCTGGGTCGACGGCGAAGCGCGTTTGCCGGTGCTTGACCCGGCTACGGGTGAAACGATCGCCCGGGTCGCGCACTGCGACGCGAACTGGATCGACACTGCCGTCGACGCGGCTGCGCGAGCCTTTGCCGATTGGCGCGAACGGCTGCCGGCCGAGCGTGGCGCCATCCTGCGCCGCTGGGCCGCGCTCACCCGCGAGCATGCCCATGACCTCACCGTGATCATGACCGCCGAGCAGGGCAAGCCGCTCAAGGAAGCGCTGGGCGAGATCGCCTACGGCGCCGCCTTTCTCGACTGGTTTGCGGCCGAAGGCGAGCGCTGCTACGGCGAGAGCATCCCGAGCCACCTGGCGGGCAGCCAGCTCGTCACCCGCATGCAGCCCATCGGTGTGTCCGCCGCCGTCACGCCGTGGAACTTCCCCAGCGCCATGATCACGCGCAAGGCCGGTGCCGCGCTGGCCGCAGGCTGCACCATGGTGATCAAGCCGGCGCCGGAAACGCCGCTGTCGGCCCTGGCCCTGGCCAAACTGGCTGAGGAGGCAGGCGTGCCGGCCGGTGTGTTCCAGGTGGTGACGGGCGATGCGCCCAAGCTGTCGGAGCGTCTGCTCCAGCGTAGCGAGGTGCGCGCCTTCAGCTTCACCGGCTCCACCGAAGTAGGCCGCCTGCTGCTCAAGCAATCTGCCGAAACCGTGAAAAAGGTTTCGCTGGAACTGGGTGGTCATGCGCCGTTCATCGTGTTCGACGACGCCTCGTTCGAGGAGGCGGTGGCCGGTTGCATCGGCGCCAAGTTCGCCACCTCCGGGCAGGATTGCCTGGCCGCCAACCGCATCTACGTACAGCGCGCCCTCTACGAGCCCTTCGTCGCCGCCTTCGCCGAGGCCACTGCCAGGCTCAAGGTCGGTCACGGGCTGGAGGAGGGCATCGACATCGGCCCGATGACGCGCGCCTCGGTCGCCGCCAAGAGCCGCGATCACATCGGCAACGCCGTTTCTTGCGGCGCCCGTATCGTAACAGGCGGCATGGATTGCGCACTGGGCGGCAATTTCGTCACTCCGACCGTGCTGGCTGACGTGACTGACGACATGGACATCGCCCACGAAGAGACCTTCGGTCCGGTGGCGGCGATCCTGCCGTTCGACAGCGAAGACGAAGTACTCCAGCGTGCCAACGCCTCAGAGTACGGGCTCGCGGCCTACGTCTATACCAACGACCTGCGCCGCGCCATGCGCCTCTCGGATCGCCTCGAGTACGGCATGGTCGCGCTCAACACCCCGAAATTCACCGGCGCGCCGATTCCCTTCGGCGGCTGGAAGCAATCCGGCCTCGGCCGGGAGGGCGCCAAGCACGGCATCGCCGAGTATATGGAGCTCAAATACGTCTGCTTCGGCAACCTGTAACGACCCGATATCCCAGGAGAACATCATGGACAAGCATACCCACGACCAGATCGCCGCCCTCGACCGCGCCTCGGTGCTGCACCCGTTCACCCAGCTCAAGGACTTCGCCAGCGGCAACGCCGGCGACCCGACCATCGTCGAAACCGGCAAGGGCATCCGCATCACCGACTCTACCGGGCGCGAGTACATCGACGGCTTCGCCGGCCTGTACTGCATGAATGTGGGCTAT is a genomic window containing:
- the ehuA gene encoding ectoine/hydroxyectoine ABC transporter ATP-binding protein EhuA, coding for MTTPMVSFKGVTKRYGSLTVLDHLDLDIAPNEKVAIIGPSGSGKSTLLRVLMTLEPIDSGQIIVDGESLTHVERNGVLVPASERHIRQVRSKIGMVFQNFNLFPHMTALQNVIEAPIRVLGLNKKEAVERAAELLEMVGLGSKKDHYPSQLSGGQQQRVAMARALAMRPKVMLFDEVTSALDPELCGEVLNVIRRLGDEHSLTMLMVTHQMGFAREFADRVCFFYQGRIAEQGTPEVMFSKPRNERTQAFLSAVMEAA
- a CDS encoding NAD-dependent succinate-semialdehyde dehydrogenase, with the translated sequence MKLIAKAALAKLQRPDLCETRAYIDGRWVDGEARLPVLDPATGETIARVAHCDANWIDTAVDAAARAFADWRERLPAERGAILRRWAALTREHAHDLTVIMTAEQGKPLKEALGEIAYGAAFLDWFAAEGERCYGESIPSHLAGSQLVTRMQPIGVSAAVTPWNFPSAMITRKAGAALAAGCTMVIKPAPETPLSALALAKLAEEAGVPAGVFQVVTGDAPKLSERLLQRSEVRAFSFTGSTEVGRLLLKQSAETVKKVSLELGGHAPFIVFDDASFEEAVAGCIGAKFATSGQDCLAANRIYVQRALYEPFVAAFAEATARLKVGHGLEEGIDIGPMTRASVAAKSRDHIGNAVSCGARIVTGGMDCALGGNFVTPTVLADVTDDMDIAHEETFGPVAAILPFDSEDEVLQRANASEYGLAAYVYTNDLRRAMRLSDRLEYGMVALNTPKFTGAPIPFGGWKQSGLGREGAKHGIAEYMELKYVCFGNL
- a CDS encoding PLP-dependent aminotransferase family protein, with the translated sequence MKQWRHALDAVQGSESKYKVLVQAIATDIESDVLKDGTRLPPQRDVASELGISVQTVTNAYKELERQGLIRCEVGRGSFVSRRMTERMASYMLDRPERSLVDFSISRIIHTPEHDRAWRQVCTSLAEQEDAPWIRNFRPIAGLESHREAAALWLARLGMMPELDTLLITNGAAHGIFLALASLAGPDDIVLTESLTDHGVIGSSNVLGFTLKGLEIDEFGIHPDHFEDMCANERVKALVCTPNLNNPTVALMPESRRRAIAKIAAQYGVYVIEDDVHGPLLEKRLPPIASLIPDLGFYCTSFTKSVLTGLRIGYLAMPRRLALRAESILRVTTWMAAPLLAEIATRWIHDGTAEHLAAIQRSRLAVRQTMVRDVLGDYLLGHHPTALSAWLGIPDHWPLDSLLKELRRRLVMVTAPDPFLVRGAKRPNAVRLCVGAEIDDAGVLDALKIVREVFEQYPTVHDF
- a CDS encoding Lrp/AsnC family transcriptional regulator codes for the protein MELDRIDVGILNAVQRNNRLTSEEIGSQVGLSPTACQRRLKTLRSAGVIEGDVSIVSPKAVGRHVFMLVLVSLERERADIIDRFKQAIRTTPEVMNGFYVTGDADFVLVITAKNMEDYEQFTRRFFYENRDIKSFKTLVVMDRVKAGFVIPIEPTES
- the ehuD gene encoding ectoine/hydroxyectoine ABC transporter permease subunit EhuD; the encoded protein is MKTFFDWQFAWNILPTLLQAALYTIGITLVGFAVAVVLGLVLAMLRRSHLRWISWPTGLFIEFVRSTPLLIQVYFLFYVLPSYGITLTALTAGTIGIAVHYACYTAEVYRAGLNSVPRGQWEAVTALNLSRWDAYRDIILPQAIRPILPSLGNYLVAMFKDTPVLSAITVVEIMQKAKDLGSEYFQYLEPITMVGVFFLVLSLAAAALVKKIEARLALR
- a CDS encoding cyclodeaminase, whose product is MPTVTLLNEADLRAAVPLDLEAINAVEHAFRLLATEKVAMPPILRLDIEQNNGEVDVKTAFLPGLDSFAIKVSPGFFDNPKLGLPSLNGMMMLLSARTGLLEALLLDNGYLTDVRTAAAGAVAARWLSRPDARHVAVIGAGLQARLQLKALKQVRAIESVTVWARDPAKAMQFAEEAGRELELPITPCETVSAALADADIAITTTPSRTPLIEARHLRPGLHITAMGSDAEHKNEIAPEVFSAASYVCDRLSQVRVLGELHHAIAAGRVAADAVFPELGQIIAGQQPGRTGRDQITLCDLTGTGAQDTAIATLAFARARQAGRGFPFQS
- the ehuB gene encoding ectoine/hydroxyectoine ABC transporter substrate-binding protein EhuB; this encodes MKLVSTQQRLPVSLLTASVAVMAAMASLPAKAENTLERIQRTGVVRIGYANEAPFAFTTPDGKVTGESPEVVKSIFAKMGVKKIEPVLTEWGALIPGLRAGRFDVIAAGMYITPERCKQVVFTDPHYQLGDTLLVSKGNPKKLGSYADVAKDPSLKLAIMSGTVELKYAREAGLKDEQILQVPDTTAQLQAVRTKRADAAIGTQLTMKGLAAKGGADVEAIARFSDDPKHMGYGALAFRPDDQALRDAVNKHLQGWLGSKDHLKTVAPFGFDNSNVTKKTAAELCKG
- the ehuC gene encoding ectoine/hydroxyectoine ABC transporter permease subunit EhuC, whose protein sequence is MGELLPLLLQGAYVTVQITLLASLLAVALALAAALGKMSTWRPLKWLAGTYVEIFRGTSLLVQLFWLFFVLPLPPFNLELSPYTVAVIGLGLHIGAYGAEVMRGAIKSVPKGQYEAATALNMSPMLRFRRIILPQALISAIPPGTNLLIELLKGTSLVSLITLSDLTFRARQLDQATFRTLAIFSLTLLMYFVLAQAIALSMRMLERHFHRGLLRGSLK
- the eutB gene encoding hydroxyectoine utilization dehydratase EutB; its protein translation is MSAVLLDDIFQARRTLQGKVLRTPLVPSPTLSAHCGQPVYLKLESQQLTGSFKLRGATNAIARLSAADKARGVVAASTGNHGRALAHAAAAEGVRAVICMSELVPANKVEAIRALGAEIRIVGRSQDDAQLEAERLCREEGLAMIPPFDDAAVIAGQGTIALEILEDLPEVDTVLVPLSGGGLFAGIARGIKSANPDIAMIGVTMERGCAMHASLAAGHPVQVEELPTLADSLGGGIGLDNRYTFAMASELADSTLLVSEEDIADAIGHAYWREGQVVEGAAAVGIAALLKSLVRPQGPTVVVLSGRNIDLAAHHRIVGDARPQ